A window of Centroberyx gerrardi isolate f3 chromosome 19, fCenGer3.hap1.cur.20231027, whole genome shotgun sequence genomic DNA:
AGAAGTACATGAGGatgcaaatgaaaaacatgttCAGCTCTTTCTTGGTCCAGTTTACCTCACACATATGGCCACCTTCACCTTGCATTGCCTGGTTTTCTCTAAGGAGGGCCATCATGAACAGTTGCATGTTTTTCACCGTGCTGACTGGAGCGAGGTAAACACAGTTGCTCATCTGCTAAGTTTTAATAACATGCTAGACTCCAGGCTGCAGCTGTGTATTGTAGTTTTACTCTGCTTgtgccaggaggaggagaggaggcgcaGGCTCGGATTTCTTGGCTTGATGTTTCTCCGCCTATCaattgctgccttcaagtccTGTCGAAGATATCGTAATTATGAATTCAGCATACATACAATCCAACACACTAGTACATAAAACTGGGAAACTGGGAATTTTCTTTGATCCCGAGTTGCTGAAATGTGACTTTAGGGAGCGGGGATCATGGAAGGCATGTGAATATCTAATAAAAGTGATGTATGTTTCATTATTGTTTTACATTCTATGCAAATAATTAGCACTGTTGTATCTATTTCCATATGAACTCTATAACTTATTGTTGTCacgcatttttgtttttaatagatTAATTAAAGCATCTTTTGCATGCCTGACgctcattctctcctcttcattctggtTGACTTTAATCGACCTCTACTGGTGACCAAGGAACTGCAATAAAATTGACAGGTcttatggtggcctgtaattaacataaataataaagtcccattttcacaatagaggcGAGTAAGCTAGTGCCCAAGTTGGCACCTGAGCAGAGATCCAGCATAAGTGTCTAGTCAAGAGATATTTTCCTGCAATATAAGCCTATTGTAATTATAATACAGCTTtgccatttgcttttttggcttgagtaCAAAATATGGTGCTGGTTGCTCACTCGTACCACTGTCTTCCTTAGTTGAGCAGTTGAAAGTGCTTAGGGGGTTAGTTTGGTAGTTTTTGTTCCTCACAtatatattatggtaattttgtgcAATGGAATAGGAAAAGTGTTATTACATATTCTAATTAAATTATCAAAAACACTTGTAACatggtccattttgttattttttgcgaccaaaagcacttgagaAGTCTTTTACGACCTTTAAAGTCGGGAGCAGGAGAATACgagcagcacttgaaggcagcacctGACTGACACTCCAGCAGCCTAATCCAGAGGGAAGATGCATAGCAGCAGTGTAATGTTTCGGAGGGACATCGGATAAGTGCTTGTTTCGCCTGTATCCGTCTTTGTCAAAAGCCTGCAAACACTTTTGTCCATAAAGCCTGCTGAGCCCGTGTTTGAATCGCAAAATCGTCGGCTGATCACTGCAGCTTTCAACCAGATCCCGGTTTCGCAGACGTTACGTTGGGACAATGGAATCTATCCCGGACAGTATCCGCCCTCAGAGACTACAGCCAGGCATTGGATTCGGTTCAGGATCCACCGGGaccctccgctcctctctccgGCCCGGGGTTACAGTCCCCATCGCCCCGCTGCTTCCCTCCCCGGCCTCCCTGTGCGCTTCGTCCGGGCCTCctcccccgccgccgccgctccaGCTCCACAGCCTGTACGGCAGTATGGGCGGTATGGGGCTTGGACCGGGGGCTGCCGGGCTGTGCAACCCGGGGAACCCGACGGTGCTGAAGGAGGCGGTTGAGGCTGTAGTCCGTAGCTtcgccaaacacacacagggttatGGCAGAGGTAGCGTCCAGTGGTAATAATGCCTCGTTTTCATGTGCAGACATGCTGTTAAACCCGTGTCCAGTTCTGTCAGTTATGCTAATTTGGAAGGGGGATTTGGAGCCACACAATACCAGAAAGCCACTTTTAGCTACGCCATTTGTTTGGAAGTAGTCCCGTGCTAGCAAcgaaaaaaaatcactacaacATTCCTGTCATATGATATCGGGATCAATACTGTTTATATGGCATTCAATAacgagtttatagtgaccttatcgtgcTTTATGGTTTCATCTGCTGTGATATCGCTATAATAATTCTTCATGGACttttagttttgctgtgatttttgcATATTTGCTGTCCCTGTTACAGAAGTAACGTTACCAACTACAGTTCTGTTTCGTAAGGGATCGCTAATCCCGAACAATAAGTATCACATCTCGAGATTTGTCATGTTAAAGTATTCATTTTGGTAGTAAGTTATATGGCAGGGTATTGCTCCTATGTAAACGTTAAAAAAAGATTAGTAACAGTGAATAATACAGTAGGGGAGAGGCAGGGACTTTACACGAGGCGAGTAGCATGCTTGAAAACTAAAATCAGACAAAAACTACGATAATGCTGGCAGCTGGAGTTAATACAAGTGGCCTTGCCCAATGCTAATAGGATTTATTATCAAAAGACTGTCCCCCCCTGCTCTGATTAACAGTCTCTTCCCTACTCTATCCCATTTAGGCTACTTAACACCCTCAGCACTGGCAACGCCATAAACGATTGTTTTATTAGACTATAGCTATATAACCTATTACATGTTTTTAGTGTTGTTCCAATTTTATGTGGAAGGGGGGCGGGGAGgtaattcaaatcaaattttaagaGGAAGCCAAATGTGTCATACGTTGGGCCTTTTCCAATGCTTCTTTTTTCCCACAATATGATACAATTTGATTTTTCACATGGTTTTCTATGATATAATTATCATTAGGCTAAACCTAACCTATATAAAAAAGTAATTAAAGCAGTGCACGTCTGGCTATTACCAGGGTATTAGAGGGTATTAGGCTGCAGTAAAAAACAGTGTgttaagacagacagaaaagacaaagtCAAGAATTTTGTCTATTGTTACTTATTTTTCCTGAATAAGTAGGCCTATTTCAATCTACCTACTTCAATCCTTCACATAATTTCTCAGAGGGGTGATAAGTCTATTTTGACCTTCGTCTTTGATATATTTGTTACATTTGTCAGAGAGGTGCATATTGTTCATATCCAAAAATTATACTTTTTCCTAAAGGAAATTAGTATTGCAAGAAAATTAAGTGCCATGTTCATCCTTGCTCTCTCTTATCCGGGCAATTTATGGTGAATACAGTTCTCGCAAGCAGTTTTGATCACATGGCAAAAGATGCAGGTTTTGTCACAAGACCACAGTCAATAACAGTAGCCATGTTGccctgcatattttttttttttggtgctgaTGGTTCTTGAACCTTGTTTTAGACCACATGTGgacaagggttagggttagttaacAATGTAAGGCCAAGGGCTGCAACATGAATGCAGTTTTTTGGCATAAGccaaaaaatgcatttgaaaaTCGATTAGTTTAAAGTGTAAAGTAGATATGAGCGCTTTAGATCATATGTTATGGTGTTTTTAATATGTGTTGCAATagcaaaatcaaaatcattCCTCACATGCAGTAAAATAGTCCAAATTAAGTGTCTTATGTCTCTCTTAAACCCTTTGGAGGATAAAAAAGGACTTTCAAGGTCTGAGTTTACTTAGTATCACCTACTTTGTGTGGACCTTGTTTTAAGATTTGTTCATAAGGTATTTTTTTCAGATACTAACTACATGGCAGCATAATGGGATGCACACCGGATATCAGCGAATAGCAATTAACTACTCAGTTCAATAATACATCAATTCTTACTTATTGATAAGCTAACAATAAGACCAAAGTCAATAATGAGGATTTTGACTTTCAAACAGTAAGAGCATTAACAAAATTGTTGGGATTGATATTATCCTGAAAGTGTAGGGATTTATACATAGCTGATCTCAGGACAGGCCTCCCAGCTTGTTGATAGAGGCCTCTAGTCAGGGGCTGCGGTACTAAAACTTACTGATCAGTCTCCAGAAACTGTGTATGAGCAAGAAGCTGCCTGTGTTTGTATCCAATAGCGAGAGCTGGGAGgcaaaggaaaacagagaaCCTTGGATAATGTTGGCTGCGCTCACATCTCTCTGCAGACCAAAGCCCAAATAATAATTCATGACAGAACTGTAACTTTAACtgcttttctttgttgttgcttCTCTGTGGAGGACAGAAATGTTATATTGACAAAATGAGCGTATCAAGCGTAGGGTTCAGTGAGTGTTTCTTTAAGCAACTGAGGTGATGGGGGATTTCCACCAGGCAGCCACCTAAATATTTTTTCTAAGCAGGAAAAGCCCCTTTCCATCCCTGAGATGACATTCCCCCAAACCCTTTCCATCTTCGTAGTTAGAGAGGATATTGCACTTCCCGGTCAGTGGCTACAGGCAAATGATGCTTTTAATGCAAACTGCAGATAATGGACTAACAGCATTTTGATTTCCGGAAAGACAACAATAGTTTCTTATCTTTTAAACGTGATAACCCCTAATTTAAACTTGAATTTTAAACCATAACTCTTCTTATGTAAACAGAGTGCATGATAAAAGGTTTATGTACCACAAAGTGACAaggcctcttctctctctgtgtcctccaGTTAATGTGGTGGAGGCTTTGCAGGAGTTTTGGCAGATGAAGCTGACCAGAGGGGCGGACCTGCGGAACGGGGCTCTGGTGGTTTATGAAATGGTCCCGTCCAACAACCCACCATACGTCTGCTATGTTAGCCTTCCAGGAGGCAGCTGCTTTGGAAGCTTCCAGGTACAGTACGTGTATTTTGTTAGCGTGAGTGTTATTACACTGTTTTACCTATCTGCTTCATTGAATAATGTTCTGTGGCAGCGCAGTTTGATCTTTACAACAATGACTAAGTGCTTTATAAGACAAATAAgcattttttgtcattatcaTCATATGTGATGATCATATTATCatcacattttacagttttacagtgGAATTCAGTTGTATTTGTGCCAAAATATCTTGCATGAGACAGGAGACTGACAAAAGGAAACAATCACAaagattgctggcatgaaagtaaaactcacatTGGTAAACCTCAAATTAGATATTACTGAAGTCATTAGCTATCTTGTGATCGCTACTTACAATTGCAGTTAAAAATATTCTGTATGATTTGATTTTTGAATATATCTTTCTCATTCAAATGCCATGTGAAACCTGCTTGCAACCACCGGACCTCAAATATGGCTACGAGTTTCTAGAAAACACCAAATTCATAGTGCACACTGTCGTTAATTTCACTCCATATCAAACACTGCCAGTCCTTACCCGTTTGATAATATCTGTATCTGATGGTACCTGAAAGCTAATGGATAAATTCTTCACTGTTGACAGTTCTGTCCAACCAAGGCAGAGGCAAGACGCAGCGCTGCCAAGATCGCTCTGATGAACTCTGTTTTCAACGAACATCCCTCCCGTCGCATCACAGACGACTTCAtcgagaagagtgtgtgtgaggccctGGCCTCCTTCAACGTAAGTTAGAATGACACGAGGTGGAAAGTCACCAATACCTAGAAAAGACAGTAAAGGGGACACCAATTTGTAAAGTATACGCAATCAATACACAGGCACATGAAAATGAAGATATTGaagtaaatgtgtaaatgtttcTCAGTAAATGTGACACCAAACATGACAAAGGCCTATTTTGTGTTGAGTAAACCTTACAAGCACATGGATTTCTAGAAGTCCTGTGGAAGTTCTGTAGGCCTATACACAGTATACCAATAGTTGATGCTTTCAAAAGACAGGGTTAGGGAAAATATCATCCCTTTGAACTGGGCTGGACAATTAAAAATCACTTAATTTGGCCAAAGTAGCTCCTATTCAAAAGTTAATGAGGAAAAGAGATCAGAGAGGCctttgaaaacctttcaaaacagtTCAATTCTTtacaaaatatgtatttttttaaagccaAAATTGAAGGATATTCTGTAAGGAGATATTTCAGATACTTATGCAGATAATATTCACATACCGGTAATcaccaaaaaaagaagaagttaTTGCAGATATAGAAGATATTTTTAGTCATCCTCCTCAGTATCAGTGTCTGACCCCAAAATCCAGCCCATTGAAGCCCCACTTTGAGCCCATGTAGCACACTGACTTTAATTGCTTGTTGTCCTTcacagggaaacagagaggaggcggACAATCCCAGCACAGGAATCGGGGCATTTCGCTTCATGCTCGAGTCCAACAAAGGAAAATCCATGCTGGAGTTTCAGGTGCATAAAATatggagtgtgtatgtttgtatggaCATAAGAATCAGTGAAGACCAGTCTTGGCTGAACTTTAATGTTGTGACATATAATGAAATATATGTACATGGATacttttttaatagtttttaccCATGGTTGTAACAAATATGGAGACAAAAACATTAGCAGCTGGACAGAACTGGCTTACTGATGACTCTCCTCTTCCCTGAAATGTATCAGCATTTTATGTGGGGAAACTGCTCAGAGACCTCCAATGGGGTTCCTTGGTTCGGTTCGGTCCCAGATGTGACCAGTTTATCTACAGCTAgcataaagttttttttatttttttaaataagcaTGGGACTTAAGGCTAGAATGGCTTTACACTGTTTCAAAATGGAAATGGGAAAAACTCGAGGCTGCATGCATGGTGTGTACATTTTTTGAAAGTGGGTTCTGTCTCTTATTCCTTCCTGCttggctgtgtttttgtttcaggaACTGATGACTGTGTTCCAGCTGCTGCACTGGAACGGAAGCCTCAAGGCCATGAGAGAAAGACAATGTTCCCGACAGGTCTGTGTTTTTTAGACTATCAAAGGGGAGAGCAACTCTTACCTTCTTACTGTTTGATGCATACTATCTTCACCACTGAACTTATTTGACTCACAGGAGGTGCTGGCTCATTATTCCCATCGGGCTCTGGACGACGACATGCGCACCCAAATGGCGGCCGACTGGGTGAACCGGGAGCAGGGGGTAGCGGGCACTATCGGCCAGGAGCTGGCCTCCACGGAgcgggagctggaggaggcccGGCTGGCAGGCAGAGAACTGCGTTTCCACAAGGAGAAGAAAGACATCCTGATGTTAGCTGTGGGCCAGCTCAACGCAGCCAACACCGCCACACTCCCCTCACACTAAATCAGCAGCTCCTCGGGGGAAAAAAACGCCTTCACGCTCCATAGGATTCTTGGTA
This region includes:
- the lix1l gene encoding LIX1-like protein, yielding MESIPDSIRPQRLQPGIGFGSGSTGTLRSSLRPGVTVPIAPLLPSPASLCASSGPPPPPPPLQLHSLYGSMGGMGLGPGAAGLCNPGNPTVLKEAVEAVVRSFAKHTQGYGRVNVVEALQEFWQMKLTRGADLRNGALVVYEMVPSNNPPYVCYVSLPGGSCFGSFQFCPTKAEARRSAAKIALMNSVFNEHPSRRITDDFIEKSVCEALASFNGNREEADNPSTGIGAFRFMLESNKGKSMLEFQELMTVFQLLHWNGSLKAMRERQCSRQEVLAHYSHRALDDDMRTQMAADWVNREQGVAGTIGQELASTERELEEARLAGRELRFHKEKKDILMLAVGQLNAANTATLPSH